From Ptiloglossa arizonensis isolate GNS036 chromosome 10, iyPtiAriz1_principal, whole genome shotgun sequence, the proteins below share one genomic window:
- the LOC143152049 gene encoding uncharacterized protein LOC143152049 codes for MDDDKPSETSPKPSQPTPFSIADILSRRTPHPDHERRSSESDETRQPGQRSFANESHREHRFPTRLPSPELNVARELDILTRNLVHANIANFGAIPHLAQGTFKHLETLGNMAAYRPAKDSRDASQRQQDEALDMSKNKYLEDPEEDMFEPQTHGPSHQSRKKRSRAAFSHAQVYELERRFAAQKYLSGPERADLARGLKLTETQVKIWFQNRRYKTKRRQQQELGALVNSGNARRVAVRVLVHPDEHLRGLPLRGSGQLPGQISAPQIHPANKALAGFPYYCLPYHPLLCPPLHSAHIQVQNAIAPDLDPSQLSKINDEK; via the exons ATGGACGACGACAAACCGAGCGAAACGTCACCGAAACCGTCCCAACCGACCCCGTTCAGCATCGCGGACATACTCAGTCGAAGAACACCTCACCCGGACCACGAGCGACGATCCTCCGAGTCGGACGAGACGCGGCAACCCGGCCAGCGCTCCTTCGCCAACGAGTCTCACCGAGAACACCGGTTCCCGACCCGGTTGCCCTCCCCGGAGCTCAACGTTGCCCGCGAACTCGACATCCTCACGAGAAACCTCGTGCACGCCAACATCGCTAACTTTGGCGCGATCCCGCACTTGGCCCAAGGAACCTTCAAGCACCTGGAGACCCTGGGGAACATGGCCGCTTATCGGCCGGCAAAGGACTCGAGGGACGCTTCCCAGAGGCAGCAGGACGAGGCACTGGACATGAGCAAGAACAAATATCTGG AGGACCCGGAGGAGGACATGTTCGAGCCGCAGACCCACGGCCCGAGTCATCAGAGCAGGAAGAAACGCAGCAGAGCGGCGTTCTCCCACGCCCAGGTCTACGAGCTCGAGAGAAGATTCGCCGCCCAAAAGTACTTGTCGGGCCCGGAAAGAGCGGacctcgcgcgcggattgaaaCTTACCGAGACCCAAGTCAAGATATGGTTCCAGAACAGACG ATACAAGACCAAGAGACGGCAGCAGCAGGAACTGGGCGCCCTGGTTAATTCCGGAAACGCTCGGCGCGTGGCCGTCCGCGTCCTCGTGCATCCGGACGAGCATTTGAGGGGACTGCCACTTCGCGGTTCCGGCCAACTTCCCGGACAAATCTCGGCCCCGCAAATTCATCCCGCGAACAAAGCGCTCGCCGGTTTCCCCTACTACTGTCTACCCTATCATCCCCTGCTCTGTCCGCCCCTTCACTCCGCTCATATTCAGGTGCAAAACGCGATCGCGCCGGACCTCGATCCGAGCCAACTCTCGAAAATCAACGACGAGAAGTAA